The sequence AGAGCGTTGAGGGCGACAAATTCAGGGACCCAGGTGTTGCCGAGCTGAAACAGGTCGGGCATCGCGTCGCCGGCGTACGCGGTAAGCAGCTTCTCGTGGGCTGCGCTCCAGGGGATCTGCTGCACCCGCACGCGGATCCCGGGGTTTTCGCGCTCGAAGCGGTCGGTGAGTTCGCGGACCAGCTCCCCCTCACGCCCCATCGCCCAGAAACTGATCTCGACCCTTTCGTCCGGCTCGGTGGAACAGGCCGCCACAAGGCTTACGATGCCGAGGACAATGGCCGGAAGGGGGATGCGGGTGCGCCACGCACCTGCGGGATTCGTCATTCGGCGGCGTCCGCGACGTCCGTGGCGCGCTCCAGGGTTCGTCCGGATTCGTCGAACAGATAGATCAGCCCCAGGTCTACGGCGACGCTGACCTCGTCCCCCGGGGACAGGGGATCGTCCGCCTCGACGCGAAACACGATATTGCCGCCGGGATTCGGTGAGGCTTCGGCGCTGTCGCCGTCGGACTTTCCGAGCCCAGGAATGCGCCCATACACCAGTTGTTCGTGGCCGAGCGACTCGACCGCCGCCACGCTTGTCTTCAGCGTCAGTACATTGCCCGGGTCCGCACCGCTGTTCACCGGACGCAGTGATTCGGGCCTGACACCCAGCAGCGCCGGCGAATCGCGCCGGGAGCCCGGGAAGTGGTCCGCCGGTAGCGCCAAGCGCTGGTCGCCCGCACTCAGTCCCAGGATACCGTCACGATGCTCGATATCACCGACCGGCAGGATGTTCATCCCCGGATTACCGAGGAAGCCGGCGACGAATGCGTTGACGGGCGCGCGATACAGCGCCTGCGGCGTATCGACCTGCTGCAGATACCCGTCTTTCAGCACCGCGACGCGGTCGCCGAGCGTCATCGCCTCGACCTGGTCGTGCGTGACATAGACCGTGGTGGTGCCCAGTTCCCGCTGCAGCGAGGCGATCTCCGAACGGATCTGCACACGCAGCTTCGCATCCAGGTTCGACAGCGGCTCGTCCATCAGGAAGGCGCTCGGATCGCGCACCACCGCCCGGCCCATCGCGACGCGCTGCCGTTCCCCCCCGGAGAGCTGGGCGGGTCTGCGATCCAGCATCTTGTCCAGCCCGAGCAGACCGGCAGCGGTGCGCACGCGGCGCTCGCGTTCCTCCGGCGGCATCTTCGCCATCCTGAGCGGGAATTCCAGATTCCGCCGCACCGTCATGTGCGGATACAGCGCATAGTTCTGGAAGACCATGGCGATATTACGGCGTTGTGGTGGCCAGTCGTTGACCTCCCGCCCGTCCATGGACAGCGTGCCCGAGCTGATTTCCTCCAGTCCCGCGATCAGCCTGAGCAGGGTGGACTTGCCGCAGCCCGACGGGCCGACGAAGACCAGGAACTCCCCGTCTGGGATGTCGAGAGACACGTCGTGCAGGGCTTGATGGCCGTCGGAATAGATCTTGACGATATCGCGCAGCTCGAATGACGCCAAAGCGTTACCTCGAACGGTTCGGTTGGACGTGAAATCGGAAGAGGTACCGGAGGCCGGAAGACTGCTCGGCACCGGCGGCCGGTCCATCGCGCGCCCCATTCGAACAGCATGCCGGAAAGGAGTCAACACGAAAAAAGCATTGAATATTAGAGAATGGTTATACTACAATCTGCGCCGTTCATCGGCGCAAACTGTGATCCCATCGGTTGATAAGGCGATTGCCGGAAAATGGCATACCAGATTGCGCCGGATTTTCGTTCGTCATCAAGGCGCGACAACAGGCGCATAGTCAAACTATGTCAGTGTTGTCGCAACACAGAGGACGGACGACAAAGACAAGCAGGATGGTATGTCATTTGACAGAAATCGCCTAAGATTGAACCGGCAGTACTTTTACCGCCGCCGGGTAACCGGCACAATGGATCGACACAATATAACAAAGGGGCAGGATGGTATGTCATTTGACAGAGATCGCCTGGGTCAATACTGGTCCCATCATCGAGCCTGACATCGCACATGGCTTTGATTGGCAGCACCACATCATATCGTGGGTGGAGGCGCTAGCTGACCACCCCCTTTATAACAAATAGCCTTAATTAAGATTCTGAAGTTTCACGCTTCCGATTTTGTGGTAGTATGGTAACGTGACTTATCCTATTGAAAGAATTAGTATTTTACAGGTCATGGAATCTGTGCGCGTAGCGGTAATTTTGCGGGGGTTTGCGATCGACTGCGCAAAATCCCTCGGAATTATCCTAGCTCCATAGCCGGTGCGGGCTCGAATAACCTCAAAACGGCGAAACTTCAAGTTAAGATTTCGTGACAGATTGTAAATAGGCGCTTTAAGGCGTTCCACCAAGAACAGAAGTACGAGGATGAACCTCAGGTTTTCCCTAATAGAAGAGAGACCCCCGCGGTTGCGGGTACTGCGGCTCGCCCTGTCCCTGTTCGTTGTCCTCGGTCTTGTCCCTCTGCAGGCGCTGGCGTTCGGATACGAGCAGGTCGTCGAAAAGGCGCGTGCGGCGGCACATGAACCCTACAAGCCGATGCGTGAGGTCCCTGAGTTTCTCGCGGAGATCAAGTACGACGCGCACCGGGATATCCGGTTCAAGCCCGACCAGGCCCTGTGGCGCAGCAAGGGCATGAATTTCGATGTCTACCTCCTGCACCCCGGGTTTCTGTTCAAGCACCCCGTGCGCATCAACATTTTCGATGCCGAAGGCGTTCACGAGCTGCCGTTCCGCACGGAACTGTTCGACTACGGCAAGAACGATTTCGCGGACAGGATCCCGAAAGATCTGGGTTATGCCGGGCTCGTGATCAACTACCCGATCAAGAACCCGGATGTTCAGGATCAGGTCGTCGTGTTCCAGGGGGCGAGCTATTTCCGGTCGCTCGGCAGGGACAACGTCTACGGACTGTCGGCCAGGGGGCTCGCCATCGATACCGGTCTGCCGAGCGGCGAGGAATTTCCCTATTTCACCGAGTTCTGGCTCGAGCGCCCATCCCCGCGTCAACACGCGATGAAGGTTTACGCGCTGCTCGACAGTCCCAGCGTTGCCGGCGCCTATCGGTTTACCATCGTGCCCGGCGAGGAGACCTGGATCCATGTCAAGGCGACGGTGTTCGAGAGAAAACGGGTCAAGGAACTCGGTATCGCCCCGCTGACCAGCATGTTCCTTTACGGCGAGAACGGCCCGCGTCTCCAGGGCGACTGGCGGCCGGAGATACACGACTCCGACGGGCTGCTGATGCACAACGGGACCGGCGAATGGATCTGGCGCCCGCTGGAGAACAAGCTCAGGCTGCGCATCAGCATGTTTTCGCTCCAGTCTCCTCGAGGCTTCGGTCTGCTGCAGCGCGACCGCGAGTTCGTGCACTACGAGGACCTGGAAACGCACCAGGACCTACGACCGGGTCTGTGGATACGGCCTGACGGCGACTGGGGAGAGGGCGAGGTCAAACTTGCCGAGATTCCCAGCGACGAGGAGTACAATGATAACATCGTCGCCTACTGGGTGCCGGCCAACCGGCCGGAGCCGGGTGAGCCGATGACCTTT comes from Gammaproteobacteria bacterium and encodes:
- a CDS encoding glucan biosynthesis protein G, with protein sequence MNLRFSLIEERPPRLRVLRLALSLFVVLGLVPLQALAFGYEQVVEKARAAAHEPYKPMREVPEFLAEIKYDAHRDIRFKPDQALWRSKGMNFDVYLLHPGFLFKHPVRINIFDAEGVHELPFRTELFDYGKNDFADRIPKDLGYAGLVINYPIKNPDVQDQVVVFQGASYFRSLGRDNVYGLSARGLAIDTGLPSGEEFPYFTEFWLERPSPRQHAMKVYALLDSPSVAGAYRFTIVPGEETWIHVKATVFERKRVKELGIAPLTSMFLYGENGPRLQGDWRPEIHDSDGLLMHNGTGEWIWRPLENKLRLRISMFSLQSPRGFGLLQRDREFVHYEDLETHQDLRPGLWIRPDGDWGEGEVKLAEIPSDEEYNDNIVAYWVPANRPEPGEPMTFNYTMGWGFNEPSPRDAGRVTGTWIGYGGVKGKDESKRRFVIDFQGEDLAALGPEARVEGVVSVGEGAKLLEQQVHKNTKTGGWRLVFQIKLPEDRKPVDLRAFLKSGETTMSETWTYLFES
- a CDS encoding ABC transporter ATP-binding protein, whose amino-acid sequence is MASFELRDIVKIYSDGHQALHDVSLDIPDGEFLVFVGPSGCGKSTLLRLIAGLEEISSGTLSMDGREVNDWPPQRRNIAMVFQNYALYPHMTVRRNLEFPLRMAKMPPEERERRVRTAAGLLGLDKMLDRRPAQLSGGERQRVAMGRAVVRDPSAFLMDEPLSNLDAKLRVQIRSEIASLQRELGTTTVYVTHDQVEAMTLGDRVAVLKDGYLQQVDTPQALYRAPVNAFVAGFLGNPGMNILPVGDIEHRDGILGLSAGDQRLALPADHFPGSRRDSPALLGVRPESLRPVNSGADPGNVLTLKTSVAAVESLGHEQLVYGRIPGLGKSDGDSAEASPNPGGNIVFRVEADDPLSPGDEVSVAVDLGLIYLFDESGRTLERATDVADAAE